From a region of the uncultured Fibrobacter sp. genome:
- a CDS encoding NADH-quinone oxidoreductase subunit J has product MLALIYFIILAVVAVGAALCVFLSKHPLYGGLSLVLTMLSLAGIYGLLGSPFIGVVQIMVYAGAIMMLLVFVISVLNAAKDNKTPMFDGVSIFVIIGVLALAGLVGFALVLSPMGFDVTTLRGSVEMTSSNLFNTAQDGPGYFVLFEVLGLLLLSSMGAAVLMAKKRLGTDEAVAEEKEEK; this is encoded by the coding sequence ATGCTAGCCTTGATTTACTTTATCATTCTTGCCGTGGTTGCCGTGGGAGCCGCCCTCTGCGTGTTCCTTTCGAAGCATCCGCTTTACGGTGGTCTTTCTCTCGTTTTGACCATGCTCTCGCTCGCTGGCATTTACGGCCTTCTGGGTAGCCCCTTCATCGGTGTGGTACAGATCATGGTCTATGCGGGTGCTATTATGATGCTCCTCGTGTTCGTGATTTCGGTCTTGAACGCGGCGAAGGACAACAAGACTCCCATGTTTGACGGCGTCTCGATCTTTGTGATTATCGGCGTACTCGCGCTTGCCGGTCTCGTCGGTTTTGCCCTGGTGCTTTCGCCCATGGGTTTCGACGTCACGACGCTTCGCGGCTCTGTCGAAATGACTTCTTCGAACCTGTTCAATACGGCCCAGGATGGTCCCGGTTACTTCGTGCTTTTCGAAGTGCTCGGCCTGTTGCTGCTTTCTTCGATGGGCGCTGCCGTGCTTATGGCTAAGAAGCGCCTGGGTACTGACGAAGCTGTCGCCGAAGAAAAGGAGGAAAAGTAA
- the nuoF gene encoding NADH-quinone oxidoreductase subunit NuoF — translation MAEAIKVCTQNFGKGAQDIEVYKKLGGYANISERLFNMSQFEVIDYVQRSGLRGRGGAGFPTGMKWSFVPRNSGKPVYIVVNADEGEGGTFKDHFLMMEDPHRLIEGLIIAAWALGSRAAYIYCRGEFLPCIESLNKALNQAYAAGYLGENICGTKFSFDIFVHRGAGAYICGEETALINSLEGQKGQPRLKPPFPAVSGAWKSPTCVNNVETIMALPWIFQHEPEEYAKMGTPRAGGTKVFCISGDVKNPGVYEAPLGTPMMTMINEYAGGVVGGNLKAVLPGGSSCAPLNAGECAVATMDYECLASMKTMFGSGAMIVINDTHNMAELLNVLGNFYSHESCGQCTPCREGTGLLHRILNQIVDGKGHDGDVELMQSLSGGFGGVTICPLSISLGGPVNSYTAKFRADFDELIAKNPEHAKPRVQENYRPGIFW, via the coding sequence ATGGCAGAAGCAATTAAAGTTTGTACGCAAAACTTTGGCAAGGGTGCCCAGGACATTGAAGTCTACAAGAAACTGGGTGGCTATGCCAACATTTCTGAACGCTTGTTCAACATGAGCCAGTTCGAAGTGATTGACTACGTGCAGCGTTCCGGTCTTCGCGGCCGTGGCGGTGCAGGCTTCCCGACCGGTATGAAGTGGAGCTTTGTTCCGCGCAATTCCGGCAAGCCCGTGTATATCGTAGTGAACGCTGACGAAGGCGAAGGCGGTACGTTTAAGGATCACTTCCTGATGATGGAAGATCCGCACCGTTTGATCGAAGGCTTGATTATTGCAGCTTGGGCTCTCGGTAGCCGCGCCGCATATATCTACTGCCGTGGCGAATTCCTGCCCTGCATCGAAAGCTTGAACAAGGCTTTGAACCAGGCATACGCCGCCGGTTACCTCGGCGAAAACATTTGCGGAACCAAGTTCAGTTTCGATATCTTTGTTCACCGTGGCGCTGGCGCCTACATTTGCGGTGAAGAAACTGCTTTGATTAACTCCCTCGAAGGCCAGAAGGGTCAGCCCCGCCTGAAGCCGCCTTTCCCGGCAGTGAGCGGTGCATGGAAGTCTCCGACTTGCGTGAACAACGTCGAGACCATCATGGCTCTCCCCTGGATTTTCCAGCATGAACCCGAAGAATACGCCAAGATGGGTACTCCCCGTGCCGGCGGTACCAAGGTGTTCTGCATCTCGGGCGACGTGAAGAATCCGGGTGTGTACGAAGCTCCGCTCGGCACTCCGATGATGACGATGATTAACGAATACGCCGGTGGCGTCGTAGGCGGAAACCTGAAGGCTGTCTTGCCGGGTGGTTCTTCTTGCGCTCCGCTGAACGCTGGCGAATGCGCCGTTGCTACCATGGACTACGAATGCCTCGCTTCCATGAAGACGATGTTCGGTTCGGGCGCCATGATCGTGATTAACGATACTCACAATATGGCTGAACTCCTGAACGTGCTCGGCAATTTCTACAGCCACGAATCTTGCGGCCAGTGCACTCCGTGCCGCGAAGGTACGGGCCTGCTGCACCGCATTCTGAACCAGATTGTGGACGGCAAGGGCCACGATGGCGACGTGGAACTGATGCAGAGCCTCTCTGGCGGATTTGGCGGCGTGACGATTTGTCCGCTTTCCATTTCTCTCGGTGGCCCGGTGAACAGCTACACGGCAAAGTTCAGAGCTGACTTTGATGAATTGATTGCAAAGAACCCCGAACATGCCAAGCCGCGTGTTCAGGAAAACTATCGTCCTGGAATTTTCTGGTAA
- a CDS encoding 2Fe-2S iron-sulfur cluster-binding protein yields the protein MSNYYNMPKLPTENSPKVEIFVDDKPVMVPGDTNLLEALKAVGIETPHVCYHPYLPVSGNCRQCLVEQEGPRGRMLVIACYTPVAPGMKIYTPASSARVKNARKATQEFMLVNHPLDCPICDKAGECTLQENYMEAGQNESRMRPEYGKNYHGNPEHQFIDAKGQVRGGKHVDLGPRVLLDEERCVQCDRCVRFMRSIAGSEQLQLAGRADHTYITTFPGEKLDHEYDLCVTDVCPVGAMTAKYFRFQKRVWLLSHTPTVSMDDSLGANIWLDHADGHIYRVMPRCNPEVNRSWLSNTSRLAFQNFDKNRLPAMGFHVIQEALAEVKKVGGKVALVAGGSCTIEDLAALRMLKDSLGDSAELFGGTFKKVGAPDGIAMSGDPLANRAGFKLLGIPDSNLDDLVKRASEFKVLLTVNADLFGEGGSAVSSLEKIATRIVLSAFNDATANKATLAFGIRHWSEVQGTMVNSLNILQKLSACPVCPDEKLRPAYDVLSELAGNKFESAFDAFKKAGEYASVLAGLSYDTIKNTGKLLEGGNA from the coding sequence ATGAGTAACTACTATAACATGCCGAAACTCCCGACTGAGAACAGCCCGAAGGTGGAAATCTTCGTGGACGACAAGCCGGTGATGGTTCCGGGCGACACGAACCTCCTCGAAGCCCTGAAGGCTGTCGGGATTGAAACTCCTCACGTATGTTACCACCCGTATTTGCCGGTGTCCGGTAACTGCCGCCAGTGCCTGGTGGAACAAGAAGGCCCTCGCGGTCGCATGCTGGTGATTGCATGCTACACGCCGGTCGCTCCGGGTATGAAAATCTACACGCCGGCATCCAGCGCCCGCGTGAAGAACGCCCGCAAGGCAACCCAGGAATTTATGCTGGTGAACCACCCGCTTGATTGCCCGATTTGTGACAAGGCCGGTGAATGCACCCTGCAAGAAAACTACATGGAAGCAGGCCAGAACGAATCTCGTATGCGTCCTGAATATGGCAAGAACTACCACGGCAATCCGGAACATCAGTTTATTGATGCCAAGGGTCAGGTGCGTGGCGGTAAGCATGTGGACCTTGGTCCCCGTGTTTTGCTTGACGAAGAACGTTGCGTGCAGTGCGACCGTTGCGTGCGCTTTATGCGTAGCATCGCCGGTTCCGAACAGCTGCAGCTTGCTGGCCGTGCTGACCATACTTACATTACGACCTTCCCGGGCGAAAAGCTGGATCACGAATACGACTTGTGCGTGACCGACGTTTGCCCGGTGGGCGCCATGACCGCGAAGTACTTCCGTTTCCAGAAGCGCGTTTGGCTCTTGAGCCACACGCCGACGGTTTCGATGGATGACTCTCTCGGTGCAAACATTTGGCTGGATCACGCCGACGGTCACATTTACCGCGTGATGCCGCGTTGCAACCCCGAAGTGAACCGCAGCTGGCTTTCGAACACCAGCCGTCTCGCTTTCCAGAACTTCGACAAGAACCGCTTGCCGGCTATGGGCTTCCATGTGATTCAGGAAGCTCTCGCCGAAGTCAAGAAGGTTGGGGGCAAGGTCGCCCTCGTTGCCGGTGGCTCTTGCACCATCGAAGATCTCGCCGCACTCCGCATGCTCAAGGATAGCCTGGGCGACTCCGCCGAACTTTTCGGCGGCACCTTCAAGAAGGTGGGTGCCCCCGACGGAATTGCCATGAGTGGCGATCCGCTCGCTAACCGCGCTGGCTTCAAGCTGCTCGGCATTCCTGACAGCAACCTCGACGATCTCGTGAAGCGCGCTTCTGAATTCAAGGTGCTCTTGACGGTGAATGCAGATCTCTTTGGCGAAGGTGGCTCTGCCGTTTCTTCTCTCGAAAAGATTGCGACCCGTATCGTCTTGTCTGCTTTCAACGACGCTACCGCCAACAAGGCGACGCTTGCTTTCGGTATTCGTCACTGGAGCGAAGTTCAGGGCACTATGGTGAACAGCCTGAATATTCTTCAGAAGCTTTCTGCCTGCCCGGTTTGCCCCGATGAAAAACTTCGCCCGGCTTACGACGTTCTCTCCGAACTCGCCGGCAACAAGTTCGAAAGCGCATTCGACGCCTTCAAGAAGGCTGGTGAATACGCAAGCGTGCTTGCAGGACTTTCTTACGATACCATCAAGAATACAGGTAAGTTGCTCGAAGGAGGTAACGCCTAA
- the nuoK gene encoding NADH-quinone oxidoreductase subunit NuoK, with product MELQPIYIQILALVLFTIGLITALARRNVFFVLMGVELALNAVNLSFVGFAKTLPAELSVAGQIVPLFSIAVAAAEACVGLALVILIFRNRESVDSDNYSNMKG from the coding sequence ATGGAACTCCAACCGATTTATATTCAGATTCTTGCCTTGGTGCTCTTTACCATTGGCCTCATTACGGCTCTTGCTCGCCGTAACGTGTTCTTCGTGCTCATGGGTGTCGAACTTGCCCTGAATGCGGTGAACCTTTCTTTCGTGGGCTTTGCAAAGACGCTTCCTGCCGAATTGAGCGTGGCCGGCCAGATTGTGCCGCTGTTCTCGATTGCGGTTGCCGCTGCCGAAGCTTGCGTGGGCCTTGCACTCGTGATCCTCATTTTCCGCAACCGCGAAAGTGTTGATTCCGATAACTATTCTAACATGAAGGGGTAA
- a CDS encoding NADH-quinone oxidoreductase subunit C has product MMESVIDILESKFGAKRDEKAKWDTCVVVPKEYLHNAVEFLKNDPSMQFDMLLDLAGIDYLTYPNHEGPRFAISYAFKCTKKPGSRVRLKVLVSEADLKVPTITDLYASANWLEREVYDQYGVKFEGHPDLRRILNHVEFVGHPLRKDYPAQKRQWLSTTDFLIPELEKRLESKGYRIVQRSKEIMPVEEEYLEGSIRE; this is encoded by the coding sequence ATGATGGAATCCGTGATTGACATTCTAGAATCCAAGTTTGGCGCCAAGCGTGATGAAAAGGCCAAGTGGGATACCTGCGTGGTGGTTCCCAAGGAATACCTGCACAATGCGGTCGAATTCTTGAAGAATGATCCTTCGATGCAGTTCGATATGCTCCTTGACCTGGCTGGTATCGACTATCTGACTTACCCGAACCATGAAGGTCCTCGCTTTGCAATAAGCTACGCCTTCAAGTGCACAAAGAAGCCGGGCTCTCGCGTCCGTCTTAAGGTGCTGGTCAGCGAAGCCGACCTGAAGGTTCCGACTATTACCGACCTCTATGCAAGCGCCAACTGGCTCGAACGCGAAGTTTATGACCAATACGGTGTCAAGTTTGAAGGCCACCCCGACCTGCGCCGCATTTTGAACCATGTTGAATTTGTGGGCCACCCGCTCCGCAAGGATTACCCTGCCCAGAAGCGTCAGTGGCTGTCGACGACCGATTTCTTGATTCCGGAACTGGAAAAGCGCCTGGAATCCAAGGGCTACAGGATTGTCCAGCGTTCTAAGGAAATCATGCCTGTCGAAGAAGAATACCTTGAAGGGAGTATCAGAGAATGA
- a CDS encoding NADH-quinone oxidoreductase subunit I, producing MARVIKQRPMNWVERLYIFEAIRGLWTTLKHAARGLFRYEELPTISYPEGQPEVRRSYRAKHRLMLRADGTPRCVACGMCAAACPAHCIYIEATASDDPRIEKKVKRFDIDHLTCVFCGLCVEACPVDALRMDTKEIIFEHRTRDEFVATLETLTSWNPKDYPDDAQSQVAPGGTKNAEARKVWGMEVKN from the coding sequence ATGGCCCGCGTTATTAAGCAAAGACCCATGAACTGGGTAGAACGCCTCTACATTTTCGAGGCCATTCGCGGCTTGTGGACAACGCTCAAGCATGCGGCCCGCGGCCTGTTCCGCTACGAAGAACTTCCGACGATTTCCTATCCGGAAGGCCAGCCCGAAGTTCGCAGAAGCTACCGCGCCAAGCATCGTCTGATGCTCCGTGCCGACGGCACGCCCCGTTGCGTAGCCTGTGGCATGTGCGCTGCGGCCTGCCCTGCCCATTGTATTTATATCGAAGCGACCGCCAGTGACGATCCGCGCATCGAAAAGAAGGTCAAGCGCTTCGATATCGACCATTTGACTTGCGTGTTCTGCGGCCTTTGCGTTGAAGCCTGTCCGGTCGATGCGCTCCGTATGGATACCAAGGAAATCATCTTTGAACACCGTACCCGCGACGAATTCGTGGCAACCCTCGAAACTCTCACGAGTTGGAATCCGAAGGATTACCCCGATGACGCTCAGAGCCAAGTGGCTCCGGGTGGTACCAAGAATGCCGAGGCCCGCAAGGTCTGGGGAATGGAGGTTAAAAACTAA
- a CDS encoding complex I subunit 1 family protein: MDIIESKTWVEWVITIAKFAFCFVPVLYILLLIPMERRGAGFMQDRQGPNRSYIKIPFFGKIRAFGYVQNMCDGTKLFFKEMFAPTGSKKFLYYVAPAIPFAIVFLSPCVIPWFGPMVFEWGGKVVRIAGPILDTEVGILLLFGFSSLSAYGAVLAGLSSRSKYSYLGSLRTTAMTISYEVCQGLSMMGLLVLAGSFSLTDIVTWQENHVWGIVAQPVAFFCFLIATIAETGRAPFDVAEGEPELVAGYHTEYGAMQFGLFYMGEYSHICISSLLVATLFLGGYSVPFVSTATIQTHMGGSLAILCWVLAFLGLAFLHMIYRYSRKLAASKQSNKMEILQEYKLYKAIAWVVTAAFIAAGVCSWLYYNPEYSMVNGVVVNSLGAALGTAAIHLLVLLAKSVFFCWVWIWVRWTLPRFRYDHVMHLGWKIILNIAILNLVVTAVVAKLMGGN; this comes from the coding sequence ATGGATATCATCGAATCCAAAACCTGGGTGGAATGGGTCATTACCATTGCGAAGTTCGCCTTCTGCTTTGTTCCTGTCCTTTACATCCTGTTGTTGATTCCTATGGAACGCCGTGGCGCCGGCTTTATGCAGGATCGTCAGGGACCGAACCGTTCCTATATCAAGATCCCCTTCTTCGGTAAAATCCGCGCGTTCGGCTATGTGCAGAACATGTGCGACGGTACCAAGCTTTTCTTCAAGGAAATGTTTGCTCCGACCGGTTCCAAGAAGTTCCTCTACTACGTGGCTCCGGCTATTCCGTTTGCCATCGTGTTCTTAAGCCCGTGTGTGATTCCGTGGTTTGGCCCGATGGTCTTTGAATGGGGTGGCAAGGTGGTCCGCATTGCAGGTCCGATTCTCGATACCGAAGTGGGCATCCTGTTGCTTTTCGGTTTCAGTTCGCTTTCTGCCTACGGTGCCGTTCTCGCAGGCCTTAGCTCCCGTTCCAAGTACAGCTACCTCGGCTCTCTGCGTACGACTGCAATGACGATCAGCTACGAAGTCTGCCAGGGCCTTTCCATGATGGGTCTCCTAGTGCTCGCAGGTTCCTTCAGCCTTACCGATATCGTGACTTGGCAAGAAAACCATGTGTGGGGCATTGTCGCTCAGCCGGTGGCTTTCTTCTGCTTCTTGATTGCGACGATTGCCGAAACGGGCCGCGCTCCGTTCGACGTTGCTGAAGGTGAACCGGAACTCGTTGCCGGTTACCACACCGAATATGGCGCCATGCAGTTCGGCCTGTTCTACATGGGCGAATACTCCCACATCTGCATTAGCAGCCTTTTGGTGGCAACCCTCTTCTTGGGTGGCTACTCGGTTCCGTTTGTATCGACTGCAACTATTCAAACCCACATGGGTGGCTCCTTGGCCATTCTTTGCTGGGTGCTTGCATTCCTCGGTCTTGCATTCCTCCACATGATTTACCGTTACTCTCGTAAGCTAGCCGCTTCCAAGCAGAGCAACAAGATGGAAATCCTGCAGGAATACAAGCTCTACAAGGCGATTGCATGGGTTGTTACCGCAGCCTTCATTGCCGCCGGCGTTTGCTCCTGGCTCTACTACAACCCGGAATACTCCATGGTTAACGGCGTTGTCGTGAATAGCCTGGGTGCCGCTCTCGGTACTGCCGCCATTCACCTGCTGGTGCTCCTCGCCAAGAGCGTGTTCTTCTGCTGGGTGTGGATTTGGGTCCGCTGGACGCTGCCGCGCTTCCGCTATGACCACGTGATGCATCTCGGCTGGAAGATCATTTTGAACATCGCTATTTTGAACCTCGTCGTGACCGCCGTGGTCGCGAAGCTGATGGGAGGTAACTAA
- a CDS encoding NADH-quinone oxidoreductase subunit D — protein MIVLDPNGEKVNLMALNVGPTHPATHHCVRLLAALDGETIVAGVHEIGFMHRGFEKMVERGTWQQVIPYTDRLNYCSAMMNNIAFCRAVENMYGIEIPERTKVLRVIVNELSRINDHFICVAAAFQDLGGTTPFMYAFNPREEIMLIWEKLTGARLTNSFARIGGLYRDSYDGFEEDVLAACKSVEKALKDLHACLDRNRIFLDRTVGVGKISAERAISYGWTGPCLRATGVESDLRKDEPYYDYETYDWEVVVGTQGDANDRLQVRLAEIEESVKIVRQALKRLAPGPVDIVDPRIRVPAHKLAYQDMEALIGRFKSVYEGIRVPEGEYYCASECANGELGFTIVSDGSGHPYRIKVRSPSFAHVSAFNELVEGLTLADSMATLPGLNMIAGELDR, from the coding sequence ATGATCGTACTTGACCCGAATGGCGAAAAAGTAAACCTGATGGCCCTGAACGTGGGCCCGACGCATCCGGCGACTCACCACTGCGTGCGCTTGCTGGCTGCCCTCGATGGCGAAACCATCGTGGCCGGTGTCCATGAAATCGGCTTTATGCACCGCGGCTTTGAAAAGATGGTCGAACGCGGCACCTGGCAGCAGGTGATCCCTTACACCGACCGCTTGAACTACTGCTCTGCAATGATGAACAACATTGCTTTCTGCCGCGCTGTCGAAAACATGTACGGTATCGAAATCCCGGAACGCACCAAGGTGCTCCGCGTGATTGTGAACGAACTCTCCCGTATTAACGACCACTTTATTTGCGTGGCTGCCGCATTCCAGGACTTGGGCGGTACGACTCCGTTCATGTACGCCTTTAACCCGCGTGAAGAAATCATGCTGATTTGGGAAAAGCTCACGGGCGCACGCCTCACCAACAGCTTTGCCCGCATCGGCGGCCTCTACCGCGACAGCTACGACGGCTTCGAAGAAGACGTGCTCGCCGCTTGCAAGTCGGTGGAAAAGGCCCTCAAGGACCTGCATGCCTGCTTGGACCGAAACCGTATCTTCCTTGACCGTACCGTGGGCGTTGGCAAGATTTCTGCCGAACGCGCTATCAGCTACGGCTGGACCGGTCCGTGTCTCCGTGCTACAGGTGTCGAAAGCGACCTCCGCAAGGACGAACCCTACTACGACTACGAAACCTACGACTGGGAAGTCGTGGTCGGCACGCAGGGCGACGCCAACGACCGTCTGCAGGTGCGTCTCGCTGAAATTGAAGAATCTGTGAAGATTGTGCGCCAGGCCCTGAAGCGCCTCGCTCCGGGCCCGGTCGACATTGTCGACCCACGCATCCGCGTGCCCGCGCACAAGCTTGCCTACCAGGACATGGAAGCCCTTATCGGCCGCTTCAAGAGCGTGTACGAAGGCATCCGCGTGCCCGAAGGCGAATACTACTGCGCAAGCGAATGCGCTAACGGCGAACTCGGCTTCACCATCGTCTCTGACGGTAGCGGCCACCCGTACCGTATCAAGGTGCGTTCCCCGTCGTTTGCCCATGTGTCTGCATTTAACGAACTGGTCGAAGGCCTTACCCTTGCCGATTCTATGGCAACACTGCCTGGCCTCAACATGATTGCTGGAGAACTTGACCGATGA
- a CDS encoding NAD(P)H-dependent oxidoreductase subunit E, with translation MTQHIQGAVQFVSNNHLKFDGPSEAIPALPDPAQTFGHVHKAVPQPPTKEVLAKLDTPEIKERCADLLSRYPVGQGALLEVLWLVQGVFGWVPTEGIRWAANVCGCAPAHALGVATFYTMYNHAPKGKFLLQFCRNISCAIKGAQPLIKYVENKLGIKSGETTPDGMFTILQVECLGSCGNGPMMLVNDDFATDVVDGQLKMKRGTTLTEASIDRIIDWCKAHANNMPKHDVLGGVVKGHGGHPGAPGATAKPQVADYAPPSPVLNVKAEADENGATLTWKGAPEFTKLVVEKKDGSNWVAVGEPGVKDKAFVDASGKAGDVYRMIATSGERTAKPSKEAVTTQKPAPVEEAKA, from the coding sequence ATGACACAACATATTCAAGGTGCAGTTCAGTTTGTATCGAATAACCATTTGAAGTTCGACGGTCCGAGCGAAGCCATTCCGGCCCTTCCGGATCCGGCGCAGACCTTTGGCCACGTGCACAAGGCTGTTCCGCAGCCGCCGACCAAGGAAGTGCTCGCCAAGCTCGACACTCCCGAAATCAAGGAACGTTGCGCCGACTTGCTCAGCCGCTACCCGGTGGGCCAGGGTGCCCTCCTTGAAGTCCTTTGGCTGGTGCAGGGCGTGTTCGGCTGGGTTCCGACTGAAGGTATCCGCTGGGCTGCAAATGTTTGCGGTTGCGCTCCGGCTCACGCTCTCGGCGTCGCTACTTTCTATACCATGTATAACCACGCTCCCAAGGGCAAGTTCCTGTTGCAGTTCTGCCGCAACATCAGCTGCGCTATCAAGGGTGCCCAGCCGCTGATCAAGTATGTCGAAAACAAGCTCGGCATCAAGAGCGGCGAAACCACTCCCGACGGCATGTTCACGATTCTTCAGGTGGAATGCTTGGGTAGCTGCGGCAACGGCCCCATGATGCTGGTGAACGATGACTTCGCCACCGACGTGGTCGACGGTCAGCTCAAGATGAAGCGCGGTACGACTCTTACCGAAGCAAGCATCGATCGCATTATCGATTGGTGCAAGGCTCACGCCAACAACATGCCGAAGCACGACGTGCTCGGTGGTGTGGTGAAGGGCCACGGCGGCCACCCCGGTGCTCCGGGCGCTACGGCTAAGCCGCAGGTTGCTGACTACGCTCCTCCTTCTCCGGTCTTGAACGTGAAGGCAGAAGCCGACGAAAACGGTGCCACCCTCACTTGGAAGGGCGCTCCTGAATTCACGAAGCTTGTCGTCGAAAAGAAGGATGGCAGCAACTGGGTCGCTGTGGGCGAGCCCGGCGTGAAGGACAAGGCTTTTGTCGATGCAAGCGGCAAGGCGGGTGATGTCTATCGCATGATTGCAACTTCCGGTGAACGTACGGCTAAGCCTTCCAAGGAAGCCGTCACCACCCAGAAACCGGCTCCGGTTGAGGAGGCTAAGGCTTAA
- the nuoB gene encoding NADH-quinone oxidoreductase subunit B has protein sequence MSNEAEKPNFITTSLDFLVNWGRTNSLWPFPYGTACCAIEFMSTEVGRYDLSRIGSEYVRFTPRQSDVLLVAGTISYKQAPILKRMYEQMAEPRWVIAMGACASSGGFYDCYCTVPGIDHIIPVDVYIGGCPSRPEAFFEAMFDLQKKIKDESYMKQRAERVKDQLEMIKAKTEQAKAEAREFAREKTAELKEFVAEKEQELVKKAQFWKE, from the coding sequence ATGAGTAATGAGGCAGAAAAGCCGAATTTCATTACGACTTCTCTTGACTTTCTCGTCAATTGGGGCCGTACGAACTCCCTATGGCCGTTTCCGTATGGTACGGCATGCTGTGCAATCGAATTCATGAGTACCGAAGTGGGCCGCTACGACTTGTCTCGTATCGGTTCAGAATACGTTCGCTTTACGCCGCGTCAGTCCGACGTGCTGCTTGTGGCAGGAACGATTTCTTATAAGCAGGCTCCGATTCTCAAGCGCATGTACGAACAGATGGCAGAACCCCGCTGGGTGATCGCCATGGGTGCTTGCGCCAGCTCTGGCGGTTTCTATGACTGCTATTGCACGGTGCCGGGCATTGACCACATTATTCCGGTAGACGTGTATATCGGTGGCTGCCCCTCCCGCCCGGAAGCTTTCTTCGAAGCCATGTTTGACCTTCAGAAGAAGATCAAGGACGAATCTTATATGAAGCAGCGCGCTGAACGCGTGAAAGACCAGCTCGAAATGATCAAGGCGAAGACTGAACAGGCGAAGGCGGAAGCCCGCGAGTTCGCTCGCGAAAAGACTGCCGAACTCAAGGAATTCGTGGCTGAAAAAGAGCAGGAACTTGTTAAGAAAGCCCAGTTCTGGAAGGAGTAA